A region of the Corynebacterium endometrii genome:
GCACGCCAGTTGAAGTGGGAGTACTCATTATCGGTGGAACCGCCCAGGACCTGGGTGTCGCGGTCCTGGAATTCCTCATCGAGTTTGCCGAATGCTGCGATCTCGGTTGGGCAAACGAAGGTGAAATCCTTTGGGTAGAAGAATACGATCTTCCACTTGCCCTCATACTTATCCAGGGAGACCTGCTCGAAGTAGTCCTCAGGAGAGTTAGCGTCAACGCTGTGCAGATCGCCGCCCTTCAGCGCAGTGAGCTGGAACTCTGGGAACTTCTCGCCAACGGTCAAGATAGACATAAAATGCTTCTCCTTATCGAAACAATGAATCTGTATGGGACCTAGTTTAACGGTATCAGCAACCGCTTGATAAGCGGTTTCGGTACCTAGTCCGGCCACATTGTGCGGGGAGCGTGTGCAGCCAGCAGTGTCCATTATGCCTAACTGGTACCTATTCCGTCAATAGCTTGTAACTTATTGTCATGATACAATGATAGGCATGCACAATAAAGAATATCGCCCGACCCTGGCACAGCTTCGCACGTTCGTGACGATCGCGGAGAATAAGCATTTCGGCACCGCGGCAAAGAAGCTGCAGATTTCGCAGCCCTCACTATCCCAGGCCCTCGTGGCCCTCGAGCAGGGGTTGGGAATCCAGCTTATCGAGCGCTCCACGCGCAAGGTGATCGTCACCTCCGCCGGCGAAAAGCTCCTCCCCTATGCTAAGTCAACACTGGAGGCTGCGGATTCTTTCTTGTCCCACGCTCGCGGCGCGCACGGGACCCTTTCCGGGCCCCTTACTATTGGCATAATTCCCACCGTCGCACCGTATATCCTTCCAGATCTGCTCAATGAGATCCGTGAACATTACAATGACCTAGAACCCCGCTTCGTTGAGGAGCAGACCTCTCACCTGCTACAGAAGCTGCGCGATGGCCAGCTGGATCTCGCCATCTTGGCGCTGCCGTCTGAGACTTCGGGAATGATTGAGGAGCCGCTCTACACCGAGCGCTTCAGCGCCGTGGTCCACCAAAGCCATGAATTAGCCGGCCGCCGGGACCTAGCACTCGCGGATCTTGACAACCTGAATCTGTTGCTGCTCGATGACGGCCATTGCCTGCGCGATCAGGTAATGGACCTGTGCCGGCAGGCTAACGTGAACCCTACGGAAGCAACGAATACGGTCACCCGCGCTTCATCCCTTACGACGATCATGCAGTTGGTCATCGGCGGCCTGGGCGCCACCTTAGTCCCCGAATCAGCCTTAGCCGCGGAGACGCGGCACCCGGATTTGTCCGTGGCCCACTTCGGGGAGGGCGTTACGGCCGAACGCACCATTGGCTTGGTCTTCCGCGGTTCCGCCGCCCGGGCGGACGAGTTCCGCGAGTTTGGCCACATTGTCACGACTTCGTTCAACAAGGCACTCGAGCGCTCGCGAACGGAGATCAGGGCCTAGCTACGGGCCTCGTTGGTAGAGCATTCCACGTGCCTGGCCTCTGGCCTCCTCGCCGTGCATCGTTGAGGCCAGCCCCTTTTGCTTCCGGATGGACAACGGCAGCCAGAGAATAAACTTAGGCCCAGCGCCATCTCGCGGTGACGCTGGGCCTAAAAGCATTTCTCTCTAGTAACGGCGGGATTCGGCCGGAATCTGACCTCCGGCTACCTGGCGGTAGAAGTGCCCCGCCGCCAGCTGCATGGCGGGTGCGGCCACCAGGAGGCCCAGCCCCAGCGTAACTACCGCGATCGCGGTAATGATGATGCTAGACAGTACGGATAAACCCAAAAGTTTCAGGTAATTATCCCGGCCTATTGCGAATGACGCCTTGAAGGCTTCGCCGACCCCGGCACGCTTGTCAGCCACTAACCAAATCAATGAAAAGAAGAACGGCCCCACCAACAACGCCAACACCATAACGACCGCGAATACCGCGAATATGGTGAGGAAGAAACTCGTCAGGTCTGCATCGCTTACCACCTGCTGCGACAAGAGCTCCCGGTTTTGCAGCACGATCAACACCGATGGGATTGCGACGGCCACCATAGAAATAAGCTGCATAATGACGTAAATTAACAGCGTAGGGCCATAATTCAGGCTTTTGCCTATATGGCCCCAGCCCGTGTCTTGATGATCCAGCTGATGCAGAATTAGGGAATAAACGACCGGCATAAACAGACAGCTGATTACTGCCGTGATTACCTGAACCGCCAGTTCAGCCCCCTCGCCACTCGTTGAAACGAGACCAGTCCCAAAGCCCAGAAGAGCGGCTACGGCGAAAAACGCCAGAGCGCCCAGGATCCACAGTGAGAAATTGCGGAAGGTCGCGGCAAAGCCCCAGCGGATGGACTCGAAAATGTCGGGGGTCGCCGCGGTGCGCGTGGCATCCCCAGGATAGAAGTCATCGATTCCGGAGCCATACCCGCCCGCGTTTCCGTAGCTTGGCAGCTCACTACCCGCGTTGTACTCCCTGTACGGATTGCCGTGTTGGGTACCAGAATATTGAGTATCCGGTGTGCCTTGGGCGCCGCGGTTCCCGTCCCCGTACCCAGGACGGTCTTCCGGATGGTCAGTAGGTTCGTAGGGCGGCCATGGCTCGCCCCGGTCGGCGCTTTCGTCCGAGCCTTGCTTATCATTTCCCCCGTAAGGCGTGCTCATCTTTTATACCTAGTGCCTTTCTACCTCTGAGTCGATACAGCCAAACTCTTTATTTCGGACCTGCAAAGCCGAGCATACTGTGTTGAAACTCATCGTCAAGACCCCTCAGCTATGGGATACTGCCGCGCCCATGCGCAGCGTCCGCGTTCACTTCAACGAAGGGAATGGGTAAACTAGCCGCTTAGTCATGACTAAAGATAATCAGCAATCCCTGGGCCCTATCCGCGCATCGCTCATACGCGAACTGGATGGCGTACCGCTTTCGTCTGTGCGCCCCTTCAAACGCAGGCTTCGCAAGGCTCGTTCTCCCAAGGCCTTATCTGCCATCGGGGCCGATATTAAAGAGGCCAAAGAGCTTGTCCAAGCAATCGACGCTGGCGTGCCGAGTATTTCCTACCCGGATTCCCTGCCGGTTTCTGCTCGTAAGGACGATATTGCAGAGGCAATCGCTAACCATCAGGTAGTGATCATCGCGGGTGAGACCGGGTCGGGCAAGACCACCCAGATTCCAAAAATTTGCCTGGAATTGGGGCGCGGCCGCCGTGGCCTCATTGGTCACACTCAGCCGCGCCGCCTAGCCGCGCGTACCGTTGCGGAACGCATCGCCGATGAACTTGGGCAAAGCATCGGCGATTCCGTGGGCTATGCTATCCGATTCGATGATCAAGTATCCAAGAATACTGCGGTCAAGCTCATGACGGACGGTATCCTGCTTGCGGAAATGCAGCGCGATAGGTTCCTCAATGCCTATGACACCATCATCATCGACGAAGCCCACGAGCGTTCCCTCAACATCGATTTCCTGCTGGGCTATCTCAAGCGCTTGCTGCCCAAGCGCCCAGATTTAAAGGTTATTATCACCTCGGCCACCATTGATCCCCAGCGTTTCGCCCGGCATTTTTCCGACGCCGCCGGCACCCCCGCCCCGGTCATCGAGGTTTCGGGCCGCACCTATCCTGTCGAGATACGGTACCGCCCGTTGGAATTTGAGGTCAACGGCAAGACGGTGGATCAGGACCCCCTGGATGGCGTGTGCGAGGCCATCGAGGAACTGATGGCCGAAGGCGATGGTGACATCCTCTGCTTCTTCGCGGGAGAGCGTGACATCCGCGACGCGATGGAGGCCATCGAGGGGCGCAAGTGGAAGGGCGTGGAGGTCACTCCCCTGTTTGGCCGCCTGTCCAACCAGGAACAGCACCGAGTCTTTAGTCCCCACTCCGGCAGGCGCATCGTCTTGTCTACCAATATCGCCGAAACGTCGCTGACCGTTCCCGGCATTCGTTACGTGGTGGACACGGGTACCGCGCGTATTTCGCGGTATTCCACCCGTACCAAGGTCCAACGGCTGCCCATCGAGCCTATTTCCCAGGCCAGCGCCAATCAGCGCTCCGGCCGTTGCGGCCGTGTGGCCGATGGCATTGCTATCCGCCTCTATTCCGAGGAAGACTTCGCATCCCGCCCCGAATTCACGGATCCGGAAATTCTCCGCACAAATTTGGCGAGCGTTATTTTGCAGATGATCTCCTTGCGCCTGGGGGACATCACGGAATTCCCCTTCGTTCAGCCCCCGGAAAGCAAGGCGATCCGTGATGGACTCCTTCTCCTCAACGAGCTTGGCGCCCTAAAGCACGAGGAAGAAAACGGGCTGCCCGTGCTCACCCGCATCGGTAAGGATATTGCGCGAATCCCGGTCGATCCTCGCATGGCCCGAATGCTGGTCGAGGGAAATTCCTCCGGTTGCCTCGACGACGTGCTCATCATCGTGGCCTCCATGACCATTCAGGATGTGCGCGAACGGCCTTTAGAGTTCCAGGCCCAAGCGGACCAGGCCCACGCCCGGTTCAAGGATAAGTCCTCCGATTTCATCGCCATGCTCAAGTTGTGGGATTACATCAAGGACTCCCGCGATGAGAAGTCCGGCAATGCGTTCCGCAAGCAGATGAAGGCCGAGTACCTCCACTACATGCGCATACGCGAGTGGTTCGATCTGGTTCGTCAGTTGCGCGATGTGGTCAAGCAGCTGGGCTGGGCGGATCGCCACCACGCGGCCAACGAGCGTGACTCGGACGCCATCCACCAGGCCCTGCTCTCCGGGCTCTTATCCAATATTGGTGTGCGAGATGGCAATTCCAAGGAATTCCATGGGGCCCGCAACACTCGCTTTATGGTGTTTCCGGGTTCCGCGCTGTCTAAGAAACCACCGGAATTCATCATGGCGGCCGAATTGGTTGAGACCTCGCGCCTGTGGGCGCGAGACGTCGCCGCGATTGATCCCGCCTGGGTGGAGAAGTTGGCGGCGAACCTGCTCAAGCACAATTATTCAGATCCCATCTGGTCACGTAAGCGTTCCTCCGCCCTGGTGACCCAGAAGTCCACGCTCTACGGCGTGACCGTCGTCGCAGACCGCCAGGTTCCGTACCATCGGGTCGATGCCGTGGCGGCCCGTGACATGTTCATCCGTGAAGCGCTTATCAATGGCGATTGGGATACGCATCATCACTTCTTCCATGACAACAAGGCGAAGCTCGAACACGCCTCCGAGTATGAAGACAAAGCACGCAAACGCGGCCTAGTGGTCGACGAGGACGTCCTCTTCGATTTCTATGATTCACGGATCCCGCAAAAGATCACCACAGGCCGCCATTTCGATTCGTGGTGGAAGAAGGCGCGTAAGCAAACCCCAGATCTGCTTGACTTCGATCCGGATAAGCTCATCAATGATGAGGACGAACAGGTAACGGAATCCGCCTTCCCGGATAGGTGGCTTAAAGGCTCCATCGACTACGACTTGAGCTATCGCTTCGAGCCCGGACACCCGATGGATGGCGTCACCATCATGGTGCCGGTACCGCTCCTGGCGGGGATGGATTCCGAGGGCTTTGATTGGTTGGTTCCCGGCCTGCGCGAGGAGCTGGTGACGGAGCTTATCCGTTCGCTCCCGAAGGCGCTGCGCCGCACGGTAGTCCCCGCCACCAATTTCGCAGAGCGTGCCCTGCCAATGCTCCTGCCGTACGAGGGCAGCATTACCCAGCAGTTGGCGGAAGTTCTCCGCGAGCTCGGCGGCGCAGGGATCAACTCGGGCGATTTTAATCCTTCCAGCCTTCCCCCTCACTTGAAGATGAACTACGCTGCCGTGGACAAACGCGGCAAGGTAATTGATTCCGACCGTGACCTCGCAGCACTGATTGAGCGCCAAGCGGGCCACATCAAGTCTTCCGTCTCCCGCGTCGGCCGCGACAAGGAATCCAAGGCCGTAAAGGAATGGACGGCGGAGAACCTGGGCGCCATCGAAGAGCAGGTGACGACCGTCGTGGATGGCCACGAGGTCGCCGCGTTCCCCGCCCTCGTTGCTACCAAAGACGGTGTTGCGCTCAAGGTCCATCCCACGAAGGCCGCCGCCGACGCCGCAATGGTCACCACCACACTGACCCTGCTGATGCGAGAGGTTTCAGTCAATTCATCGCAGATGGTAAAGGGACTCCCTCTCCAGCAGCGCGTGGCTATCGATTCCTATCCACATGGCGGCGCCGAGGGGTTAGTCAACGATGCCCGCATTGCAGCGATTCGCGATCTCATGATGGAGGCCGGTGGGCCCGTCCGAGACCCCCAGGCTTTCGAGGAACTAAAGCAAAAGGTAAAACCTGGCGTCCCGGGCGCCGTGCGCCGCGCCGTGGTGGGCATCGCCCCCGCTTTGGTGGAGTACGCCAACGTCGCCGCCGAGCTCAAGAAGTGGACCGGCCCTGCGATTGATGATATGCACAAGCAATTAGAATTTTTACTGCCTAAAAACGCCATCACTATGCACGGGATGATTCATTTGCAGCACCTGCCGCGCTACATCAAGGCGATGAATATCCGCCTTGAGGAAATGGGGATAGATCCGGATAGAGACGCTGACCGGCAGGCCGAGGTGGAAGAAGCGGAAGCTTACCTCGCCAACAAGCTGCGCAATTTGCCTGCTGGAAGGGAAAAGACGCGTGAGGTAAAGGAAATCAAATGGATGATTCAGGAACTGCGCGTGTCCCTCTTTGCCCAGCGCCTTGGGACCGCGCGGCCGGTATCCCTGCGCAGGGTACAAAAGGCGGTCGACAAGCTGCGTTGACTGGGTGCCTACGGCTCGTAGGCACCCACAGGTACCACCGTGAGCGCCTTAGAAGTCCTCACGATCCCGGCGGCGCATGAGGCGGATCTCCGATTCGAAGTCATCAGCACTTTCAAAAGACTTATACACCGAAGCGAAGCGCAGATACGCAACCTCGTCGAGGTCGCGAAGCGGTTCCAGAATGGCTAGGCCAACCTCATTCGCATTAACCTGCGAGCTGCCGTGGCTGCGGACGGTTTCCTCGACCTCCTGAGCCAGCCGCTTGAGCGCGTCATCAGGAACGTCGCGCCCCTGGCAGGCCCTGCGCACGCCGCGAATCAACTTGTCACGGCTAAACGGCTCCGCCAAGCCATTGCGCTTGACCACAAGTAACACGGCCTTTTCCACCGTGGTAAAACGCCCCGAACACGAGGTGCACTCTCGTCGACGGCGAATCGCAGTGCCCGCTTCCACCACGCGTGAATCGATAACGCGTGACTGTTCATGGTGACAAAACGGACAAAACACCGGAAACCCCTTTCTCCAGGCCATCCGCCACTGCGGATGCGGAAAGAAACCAAGCCAGTAAGCCACGAAATCAATGGCGCGACCTTTACGGCGAACTCAGTATGATATGGATTTCCAGTGTACTTCTTAACCGCACCTTGGCAGCAATGCGGCAAGGAGCATGATGGGATGCCCAGCTTAGGCGAAGGATTAACGTGCGATGACGGCCTGTACGGTTTCTGGGCTGGAGACCCCGCCGGGCACATCCGTCTCGGGGCTAATGCCACTCAGCCCAGTAAATACGGTGCCTACAAACAGCGCACATCCGAACACAGCTCCGACCAAATAATTAGCGCGATTAGCGCGGCTCTTTTCGTAGCTATCCTCTGTCCGCTCAGGAACAGACGGCGTTTCGCGGGCACCATTTAGTGAATTAAATGTTCGATTCTCAACACTCAGCGTTCGAACATGAGAGGAACGAAAGGCAGAAGGTTCACCGCAAAATTCATTGCGATGAGCATCCCACACGGCCGCAGGCTGCGCCGAGCGCGAGCGCACGCCGGGAATGACAGCGGAGCGAGAATCTACCTTGTAAGGGGTGTTGAGCGCGATAGCCATGCCAATGTCCTTTCGTAAAATCCCGAACGTTTCCGGCGGTTCCGTTCCATCTAAACCGTTGCCTGAGCCATAGTAGGAAACCCACCGGACAGGTTCGAACGTTTCTATCGTTTACTTGTTCGAATTAGTCTCTATGTTCGATTTATAGCACCCGTTCGAAAATATGTCCAGAAAATCGGTGATTTTTCTCGAACATTTGTGTTGGACATGCTAGAAAGGAATAGAGCTTAGATAGCGAAACGATCACTGAGGGGAAAACCATGGCCCGTAAGACAACTCCGAACAACGGAAAACCGGACCTTTCGTCACTATCTGCACGCCAGCGTCGCATTCTGGAGGTAATTAGGGACGCCGTGCTTCTGAGGGGTTACCCGCCTAGTATCCGCGAAATCGGCGACGCTGCGGGCCTTCAATCCACCTCGTCGGTGGCCTACCAACTCAAGCAGCTAGAGGAAAAAGGGTTCCTACGCCGCGACCCTAACAAGCCCCGTGCGGTGGACGTTCGCCACCTTGAACCGGCAGATAAACCAGCCAAGAAGAAGGCTCCACAGTCGGAACCCGAGGTTCCAGCTGAAGCCGGTTCGGTTAATTACATCCCGGTAGTCGGTCGCATCGCCGCGGGTTCCCCTATTACCGCGGAAGAAAATATTGATACCTATTATCCGCTGCCCGATGAAATTGTCGGCGGCGGAGACCTCTACATGCTCCAGGTTGTCGGCGAATCCATGAAAGACGCCGGGATTCTTGACGGGGATTGGGTGATCATCCGTTCGCAATCAGTCGCGGAAGAGGGCGAGTTTGTAGCCGCGCTTCTCGACGGCGAGGAGGCTACCGTGAAGGAGTTTCATCGTGACAGCACCGGCGTGTGGTTACTTCCCCACAACGATGCATTCGATCCAATCAAGGGAGACGATGCGGAAATTATGGGCAAGGTAGTCTCCGTTATCCGCAAGCTTTAGCCTCTAAGGGCTCGGCACGTGTAAACAGACATTGAATGTGGGATCAGGGTTTAACCTTGATCCCCTTTTTTAATCCGCAATGTTTATTTGCTGTGGTTTTCCTCCCCCTGCTAGTGGGTAACTTTACCGAGTTCCCGCACTCGACATAAGGAAAAGTATTTCCTCCTTCAACACTCTTACCTGTACGTTTAAGAATGTAATCCTCCAGATAATAAAGATGCACCGGAATACCTGCGTAGGTAATGCGTGTTTTCTGGAACAATTGAAGCCATTGAACAGTGCCTGAAAAGCAGGCATTTCAAGCAAGTTCGGGCATAAACCGGACAGACAAAGACTGGAGCATCGATGTACGCCGAAGAACGCCGCCGACAGATTGCCTCTTTAACCGCCGTCGAAGGTCGGGTTAATGTCACGGAGCTGTCTGAACGATTCGACGTAACCGCAGAAACCATTCGCCGCGACCTAGCCGTTCTTGACCGCGAGGGGGTTGTCCACCGCGTACATGGTGGCGCGGTAGCCTCACAGTCCTTCCAGACCGCGGAGTTGACTCTGGACACCCGCCTTCGATCCGCCACTAGTGCTAAGTCTGCGATTGCTCGAGCCGCTTTCGATTTCCTGCCACAGGGAAACGGAAGTATCTTCCTGGATGCTGGTTCCACCATCAACGCGCTGGCGGATCTTATCGGCAAGACCCCGTTGTCTGGTCACTTGTCAATCGTTTCTAACAGCCTGCCCATTGCCCTATCCCTAGCGAACAACGGTATCGACGATGTGCAGCTTCTTGGTGGCACGGTGCGCGCAATTACCCAGGCCGTAGTGGGAGATACTGCACTGCGGACCATGGCTTTGATGCGGGCCGACGTTGCCTTCATCGGCACCAATGCGCTGACCCTCGACCACGGCTTATCGACCGCAGACGCGCAGGAGGCGGCGATCAAGTCAGCATTTGTCACTAACGCTCACAAGGTTGTGGTGTTGTGCGACTCGTCAAAGCTTGGCAACGATTACCTGGTCAGCTTCGCCTCCGTCGCCGATATCGATGTAGTCATTACGGACAGCGAAGCCCCCGAAAGTTTCCTCTCTGCCCTCCGTGAGCGTGAGGTGGACGTGGTAGTAGTAGACGGCAAGTAACCGCGCCCCGGATACATCAAAACAGCCGGGCCCAGCTAAGTGCTGCGGCCCGGCTGCAGGTGTCTAATTCCTAAAAGTTTAATACACGTTTAGGCACCACGGTAAGACTCAATGCGTTCGCGAACGGCCTCTCGGGCCTCATCCGCGCTGGCGGATTCATAGGCAACCTTCGCTACCTCCTGGCACTGTTCCAGAGTGAGCTCCGCCAGTTGGGCGCCGACTCCGGCCACGGCCGTCGCCGCGGCGGACAGAGAATTTACACCCATGCCGACCAAAACGCAGGCCAGCAGCGGATCGGCGGCAGCCTCGCCACACACGCCTACCGGTACGTTGTGATCCCGGCTAACCACACAGGTGTGCTGGATCAGGCGCAAAACCGCTGGCTGCCACGGGTCCGTCAGGTAGGCCAGCTGTGGGGAAAGCCTGTCCGCAGCCATGGTGTACTGGGTGAGATCATTCGTGCCAATGGAGACAAAATCCAAGAACGGCATGATGGTGTCAGCCATCAGCGCGGCCGCGGGGACCTCAATCATTGCGCCAGGGGTTAAGCCTCGGGAACGGCACATCTCAGCAAACCATGACGCCTCCGTCGCGGTGGCCACCATAGGGGCCATGACCCAAGTTGCAGCCGCGCCCTCGCGCCCCTCGGAGGCCTGGGCGATAGCGTCGAGCTGGCGGGTCAACAGTTCCTTATTGTTGCGTGCGATACGCAGTCCACGGACTCCTAGCGCAGGATTTTCCTCATCTTCCAGCGTCGCGTAGGAAATAGGCTTATCCGAACCGGCATCGAGCGTGCGGACCACGACCTTAGATTCCGGAAAGGCCTTGAAAACCTTCGAATATACCGCGGCCTGGTCATCTACTGAAGGCTCCTCACTCGCGGAGAGGAAGGATAGTTCCGTGCGGTACAAGCCCACTCCCTCCGCCTGGGAGTCGGCGGCAATCCGGGCCGCATTGCCGTCTGCGACGTTAGCCAGCAGCTGAACACGGTGGCCGTCCTTGGTCTGGGCCGGGCCCTTCCACTGAGCGACAATCTCGGCGCGTTCGCGGTACTGGTCAACGGCAGCACGGGCTTCGGCTTCTTCCACGCCAGTGGTCACAGTTCCCACTGAGCCATCAACGAAAACAACGTCGCCGGCCTGAATATCCTTCAGGCCAGAACCTGCAGCAACGATGCAGGGGATATCTAGCTGACGAGCGATGATGGCGGTGTGGCTCGTCGGTCCGCCAAGCTCCGTTACGAGAGCTTTAATCCTCTTGACGTTCAGTGTCGCGGTGTCAGCGGGCGCGAGATCATCGGCAAAAAGAATCGCTTCGCCTTCTACCTGCGGAAGGCCAGGTTCAGCTTCGCCCCGCAATTCCGCAATAACGCGATCCCGCACGTCCTTCAAGTCTGTGGTGCGCTCAGCCATGACCCCGCCCGCGGACTCAAACATCGCCACGAACTTGTCCGTCGCGGCCACAACGGCGTATTCGGCGGAATGCCCACCACGGATTCCTTTGCGCACCGCCTTATGCCACCCTCGGTCTTTAACCATGCCAGCGGTGGCGGTCAAAACCTCCGCCGCCTGCCCCTCGGCACCGGCGGCACGGAGTTCAAGCCGGTCCGCAACCGTGCCGGCGGCTGCTTCGAAACGCTCAAACTCTGCATCCCGAGCATCTTCGGCTACTACTTCCCCACCCTGCGGTAGTTCGGGGCGCGGACGTACCCACACCGCCTCAGCGAACGCCACACCGGCGACCACACCGGTGCCCTTGACGGTGACCTTAGGCGACTCTGTCATGTTGCCTTTCCTCCTTCATGCATTCCTGCATCATCCATGTGCGCTTCTTTACGGGACTATCATCTCGCACTGCGCCGGTTGTCTGCCAATCCAATGGCTCGGGTCTTCTAGCCAATCTACGCCGTGAACGCGTGTGCATACATCTCATCTGCTTAGGCGGGCGAGAAGGCCATCTACGAGCTTTCGGCTTGCCAGACGGACTCCCGCTGTGGAGCCGCCCGCCCGTGACAATCCGTTAAATCAACAAAATCGGACTAAAACTCACACCAATAGTCTGAATTCTATTGACACTCGGACAAAACCAAACAATAATCATCGCTAACAAGCAGTGATTAAAATCGCTAGGACCGTGCTCTGATTCCAATGTCACACAACGGACCGCGACGCTGCAGCTACAGAAGCTAACCACAAGAGAATCGTAGATAAGCATCGGCAGGATTTACCCGTATGATCATAACCCTTACCCCGAACCCAAGCATTGATGCGACCTTAGAGCTGGAGGAACCT
Encoded here:
- a CDS encoding hydrogen peroxide-inducible genes activator, which codes for MHNKEYRPTLAQLRTFVTIAENKHFGTAAKKLQISQPSLSQALVALEQGLGIQLIERSTRKVIVTSAGEKLLPYAKSTLEAADSFLSHARGAHGTLSGPLTIGIIPTVAPYILPDLLNEIREHYNDLEPRFVEEQTSHLLQKLRDGQLDLAILALPSETSGMIEEPLYTERFSAVVHQSHELAGRRDLALADLDNLNLLLLDDGHCLRDQVMDLCRQANVNPTEATNTVTRASSLTTIMQLVIGGLGATLVPESALAAETRHPDLSVAHFGEGVTAERTIGLVFRGSAARADEFREFGHIVTTSFNKALERSRTEIRA
- a CDS encoding DUF975 family protein, whose protein sequence is MSTPYGGNDKQGSDESADRGEPWPPYEPTDHPEDRPGYGDGNRGAQGTPDTQYSGTQHGNPYREYNAGSELPSYGNAGGYGSGIDDFYPGDATRTAATPDIFESIRWGFAATFRNFSLWILGALAFFAVAALLGFGTGLVSTSGEGAELAVQVITAVISCLFMPVVYSLILHQLDHQDTGWGHIGKSLNYGPTLLIYVIMQLISMVAVAIPSVLIVLQNRELLSQQVVSDADLTSFFLTIFAVFAVVMVLALLVGPFFFSLIWLVADKRAGVGEAFKASFAIGRDNYLKLLGLSVLSSIIITAIAVVTLGLGLLVAAPAMQLAAGHFYRQVAGGQIPAESRRY
- the hrpA gene encoding ATP-dependent RNA helicase HrpA encodes the protein MTKDNQQSLGPIRASLIRELDGVPLSSVRPFKRRLRKARSPKALSAIGADIKEAKELVQAIDAGVPSISYPDSLPVSARKDDIAEAIANHQVVIIAGETGSGKTTQIPKICLELGRGRRGLIGHTQPRRLAARTVAERIADELGQSIGDSVGYAIRFDDQVSKNTAVKLMTDGILLAEMQRDRFLNAYDTIIIDEAHERSLNIDFLLGYLKRLLPKRPDLKVIITSATIDPQRFARHFSDAAGTPAPVIEVSGRTYPVEIRYRPLEFEVNGKTVDQDPLDGVCEAIEELMAEGDGDILCFFAGERDIRDAMEAIEGRKWKGVEVTPLFGRLSNQEQHRVFSPHSGRRIVLSTNIAETSLTVPGIRYVVDTGTARISRYSTRTKVQRLPIEPISQASANQRSGRCGRVADGIAIRLYSEEDFASRPEFTDPEILRTNLASVILQMISLRLGDITEFPFVQPPESKAIRDGLLLLNELGALKHEEENGLPVLTRIGKDIARIPVDPRMARMLVEGNSSGCLDDVLIIVASMTIQDVRERPLEFQAQADQAHARFKDKSSDFIAMLKLWDYIKDSRDEKSGNAFRKQMKAEYLHYMRIREWFDLVRQLRDVVKQLGWADRHHAANERDSDAIHQALLSGLLSNIGVRDGNSKEFHGARNTRFMVFPGSALSKKPPEFIMAAELVETSRLWARDVAAIDPAWVEKLAANLLKHNYSDPIWSRKRSSALVTQKSTLYGVTVVADRQVPYHRVDAVAARDMFIREALINGDWDTHHHFFHDNKAKLEHASEYEDKARKRGLVVDEDVLFDFYDSRIPQKITTGRHFDSWWKKARKQTPDLLDFDPDKLINDEDEQVTESAFPDRWLKGSIDYDLSYRFEPGHPMDGVTIMVPVPLLAGMDSEGFDWLVPGLREELVTELIRSLPKALRRTVVPATNFAERALPMLLPYEGSITQQLAEVLRELGGAGINSGDFNPSSLPPHLKMNYAAVDKRGKVIDSDRDLAALIERQAGHIKSSVSRVGRDKESKAVKEWTAENLGAIEEQVTTVVDGHEVAAFPALVATKDGVALKVHPTKAAADAAMVTTTLTLLMREVSVNSSQMVKGLPLQQRVAIDSYPHGGAEGLVNDARIAAIRDLMMEAGGPVRDPQAFEELKQKVKPGVPGAVRRAVVGIAPALVEYANVAAELKKWTGPAIDDMHKQLEFLLPKNAITMHGMIHLQHLPRYIKAMNIRLEEMGIDPDRDADRQAEVEEAEAYLANKLRNLPAGREKTREVKEIKWMIQELRVSLFAQRLGTARPVSLRRVQKAVDKLR
- the nrdR gene encoding transcriptional regulator NrdR, whose protein sequence is MFCPFCHHEQSRVIDSRVVEAGTAIRRRRECTSCSGRFTTVEKAVLLVVKRNGLAEPFSRDKLIRGVRRACQGRDVPDDALKRLAQEVEETVRSHGSSQVNANEVGLAILEPLRDLDEVAYLRFASVYKSFESADDFESEIRLMRRRDREDF
- the lexA gene encoding transcriptional repressor LexA produces the protein MARKTTPNNGKPDLSSLSARQRRILEVIRDAVLLRGYPPSIREIGDAAGLQSTSSVAYQLKQLEEKGFLRRDPNKPRAVDVRHLEPADKPAKKKAPQSEPEVPAEAGSVNYIPVVGRIAAGSPITAEENIDTYYPLPDEIVGGGDLYMLQVVGESMKDAGILDGDWVIIRSQSVAEEGEFVAALLDGEEATVKEFHRDSTGVWLLPHNDAFDPIKGDDAEIMGKVVSVIRKL
- a CDS encoding DeoR/GlpR family DNA-binding transcription regulator → MYAEERRRQIASLTAVEGRVNVTELSERFDVTAETIRRDLAVLDREGVVHRVHGGAVASQSFQTAELTLDTRLRSATSAKSAIARAAFDFLPQGNGSIFLDAGSTINALADLIGKTPLSGHLSIVSNSLPIALSLANNGIDDVQLLGGTVRAITQAVVGDTALRTMALMRADVAFIGTNALTLDHGLSTADAQEAAIKSAFVTNAHKVVVLCDSSKLGNDYLVSFASVADIDVVITDSEAPESFLSALREREVDVVVVDGK
- the ptsP gene encoding phosphoenolpyruvate--protein phosphotransferase, whose translation is MTESPKVTVKGTGVVAGVAFAEAVWVRPRPELPQGGEVVAEDARDAEFERFEAAAGTVADRLELRAAGAEGQAAEVLTATAGMVKDRGWHKAVRKGIRGGHSAEYAVVAATDKFVAMFESAGGVMAERTTDLKDVRDRVIAELRGEAEPGLPQVEGEAILFADDLAPADTATLNVKRIKALVTELGGPTSHTAIIARQLDIPCIVAAGSGLKDIQAGDVVFVDGSVGTVTTGVEEAEARAAVDQYRERAEIVAQWKGPAQTKDGHRVQLLANVADGNAARIAADSQAEGVGLYRTELSFLSASEEPSVDDQAAVYSKVFKAFPESKVVVRTLDAGSDKPISYATLEDEENPALGVRGLRIARNNKELLTRQLDAIAQASEGREGAAATWVMAPMVATATEASWFAEMCRSRGLTPGAMIEVPAAALMADTIMPFLDFVSIGTNDLTQYTMAADRLSPQLAYLTDPWQPAVLRLIQHTCVVSRDHNVPVGVCGEAAADPLLACVLVGMGVNSLSAAATAVAGVGAQLAELTLEQCQEVAKVAYESASADEAREAVRERIESYRGA